One genomic window of Pontibacillus halophilus JSM 076056 = DSM 19796 includes the following:
- a CDS encoding helix-turn-helix transcriptional regulator: protein MKKNLGDSISNKVYEHRVLARMSQQELAKQVGVSKQTIFVMEKGNYVPSLLLAFRIANVFNVDVNEIFSYSKGMDENDE from the coding sequence ATGAAGAAAAATCTTGGAGATTCGATATCCAATAAGGTTTATGAACATCGTGTGCTTGCAAGAATGTCTCAACAGGAATTAGCAAAGCAAGTCGGGGTATCCAAGCAGACCATCTTCGTGATGGAGAAGGGTAATTATGTGCCCAGTTTGCTGTTGGCATTTAGGATTGCCAACGTATTCAATGTGGATGTAAACGAAATCTTTAGCTATTCGAAGGGGATGGATGAAAATGATGAATGA
- a CDS encoding DUF2178 domain-containing protein, producing the protein MNEWFSDFQSAIYQPLRTWAEQSTGNWNILIGLGFSLVMGSVILTFTFYKMIGTEDERTSYILLKCSSFILLTIVLCDTLFPKDYMWTIFFLFKYGLAFLVGAMSMAIQYRRDMA; encoded by the coding sequence ATGAATGAATGGTTCTCAGACTTTCAAAGCGCTATTTATCAGCCGTTGAGAACATGGGCTGAACAATCTACAGGTAATTGGAACATTCTGATTGGACTTGGATTTTCACTGGTTATGGGGAGTGTCATTCTTACTTTCACCTTCTATAAAATGATCGGAACAGAAGACGAACGCACAAGTTACATCTTATTAAAGTGCAGCTCCTTTATTCTTCTAACCATCGTTTTATGTGACACCCTTTTTCCGAAAGACTACATGTGGACGATATTTTTCTTATTCAAATATGGCTTAGCTTTTTTAGTGGGGGCAATGTCTATGGCCATTCAATATAGAAGGGATATGGCATAA
- a CDS encoding ASCH domain-containing protein → MSQDSINQIWEAFKKLNPNAPATYEAWAFGNSKEMADELAVAVVEGKKAATASNYTIYQIEDEPLPYVGLHNIVLDGDGKAVAIVETTSVEVIPFDEVTEEHAYLEGEGDRTLAHWRKEHEDFFNRELREVNKEFHSKIPVVCERLKLIYT, encoded by the coding sequence ATGAGTCAAGATTCAATTAATCAAATCTGGGAAGCTTTCAAGAAATTGAATCCCAATGCTCCAGCGACTTATGAAGCATGGGCCTTTGGCAATTCTAAAGAAATGGCTGATGAACTTGCTGTCGCAGTAGTAGAGGGAAAGAAAGCGGCTACTGCATCCAATTATACAATCTATCAAATAGAAGATGAGCCGTTGCCCTATGTCGGTCTCCATAACATTGTTCTTGATGGGGATGGAAAAGCCGTAGCCATTGTCGAAACGACGTCAGTTGAGGTCATCCCCTTTGATGAAGTTACTGAGGAACACGCGTATTTAGAAGGTGAAGGTGACCGTACGTTAGCGCATTGGCGGAAGGAACACGAAGACTTCTTTAACCGGGAACTGAGAGAAGTCAATAAAGAGTTCCATAGTAAAATTCCGGTTGTTTGCGAAAGGCTTAAACTAATCTATACGTAA
- a CDS encoding PLP-dependent aminotransferase family protein translates to MQDEQKKTTDSYKNIAAFIQGKIEAGEWSAGRKLPTQRALAEEFNVNRSTVIHALDILKDKGYIESKSGSGTFVSKHSSSDISRNMMNWNDYSKYSVYPTNHQTVRKINNLELDQSLIQLGKGELHTSLFPRDSFNKSLRTLENTFDNYGYNDGTGDDRFRQAISNYLKKRGISSSPQTILPVSGALQALQLITLGLLQRGSTVYAPHVSYIHSLHMFRTSGMRIKSVPFTSKALDADYLREHLSGNHHSSVLYINPTFHNPTTQTISSNNRKDLVEISNQYKMPIIEDDIFRDLWLDQEPHAPISSLDNSGHTLLIGSFSKTMAPTLRIGWISGPVDVIDKLSDLRMQLDYGTSYLPQLALYDFLESGRYEQHLLELREELRYRRDMLVHLLEENMDDYATWEVPNGGMFIWVLFSEEVNIRRLFTSLVGQGVLINPGFIYSSYPNQYVRLSFASSSVEEMRRGILIMRKVIEQHQMTVLE, encoded by the coding sequence ATGCAGGATGAGCAGAAAAAAACTACAGATTCCTATAAGAATATTGCTGCTTTTATTCAAGGAAAGATCGAGGCAGGAGAGTGGTCAGCTGGAAGGAAACTTCCTACTCAGCGAGCACTAGCAGAAGAGTTTAATGTAAACAGAAGCACAGTTATTCACGCTTTGGATATCCTTAAAGACAAGGGCTATATCGAATCTAAATCTGGTAGCGGAACGTTTGTCTCTAAACATTCTTCGTCTGACATTTCAAGGAACATGATGAACTGGAATGATTATTCGAAGTACAGTGTCTATCCAACCAACCATCAGACTGTGAGGAAGATCAACAACTTAGAGTTGGATCAATCTCTCATACAATTAGGTAAGGGCGAACTTCACACATCGCTTTTCCCAAGGGATTCCTTTAATAAATCGCTCCGCACCCTGGAAAATACGTTTGATAATTACGGGTATAACGATGGTACCGGGGATGATCGGTTCAGACAGGCTATATCCAATTATTTGAAGAAGAGAGGCATATCTTCTTCTCCTCAAACCATATTGCCAGTTTCCGGAGCTCTACAAGCTCTACAATTAATTACGCTTGGTTTATTACAACGTGGTTCAACGGTCTATGCACCACACGTTTCATACATCCATTCTCTACATATGTTTAGAACGTCTGGGATGAGGATAAAGAGTGTTCCCTTTACAAGTAAAGCTCTCGATGCAGATTACTTACGTGAACATCTATCCGGAAACCATCATTCATCTGTATTGTACATAAATCCTACATTTCACAATCCGACGACCCAAACAATCAGTTCGAATAACCGTAAAGATTTAGTCGAAATCTCCAATCAATATAAAATGCCCATTATAGAGGACGATATTTTTCGAGACTTGTGGCTTGATCAAGAACCACACGCCCCTATTTCATCTTTAGATAACAGCGGACATACCTTACTAATTGGTAGTTTCTCGAAAACCATGGCACCTACTCTAAGAATTGGATGGATTTCAGGACCCGTAGATGTGATTGATAAACTGAGTGATTTAAGGATGCAGCTTGACTATGGGACAAGCTATCTTCCACAGCTTGCCTTATACGATTTTCTTGAATCGGGGAGATATGAACAGCATTTGTTAGAATTAAGAGAAGAGTTACGATATAGAAGGGATATGTTAGTACACTTACTAGAAGAGAACATGGATGATTATGCTACCTGGGAAGTCCCAAATGGCGGGATGTTTATATGGGTTTTGTTTTCAGAAGAAGTTAATATTCGGAGGTTGTTTACTTCGCTCGTTGGACAGGGTGTTCTTATTAATCCTGGTTTCATTTATAGTTCTTATCCCAACCAATACGTCAGGCTTTCCTTTGCTAGCTCTTCTGTGGAAGAAATGAGACGCGGAATACTTATTATGCGGAAAGTTATAGAACAGCATCAAATGACTGTTCTTGAATAA